DNA from Evansella sp. LMS18:
ATCTTCAGCACACGGCTCAGTGTATCTCTCGTCCCTGCGCCGATATGAGGAGTCGCAATGACATTTTCTAATTTCAGCAGCGGGTTATCAGGACTAGGGGGTTCGTTTTCCCAAACATCTATTCCCGCTCCGGCAATCTGGCCGTTTTTTAATGCTTCCGCAAGGTCCCCTTCATGAACGACTCCCCCTCTTGAAACATTGATCAGCACAGCACTTTTCTTCATTAATTTAAGCTCCCGCTCACTGATCAGACCCTTTGTCGCAGGAATTAAAGGAAGATGAAGGCTGAGGATATCTGCTTCACGGAGCAGTTGGTCCAGCTCGAGATACCTGGCCCCCAGCTCTTCTTCAGCTTCTGAAGCCAGCCGGTTCACATCATAATAAACGATGTTTGTTCCGAAGGCCTGCGACCGCCTGGCAGTTTCCTGGCCGATGTTTCCAAATCCGATAAAACCATGGGTTTTACCTCCCATCTCAAAGGATTGGCTGCGATATTTCCACATTGGCCAGCTTCCTGCTTTTGTCTCCTGATTAATCAAAGGAAGCTTTCTGTAAAGAGACAAAATAAACATAATAGAAAGCTCAGCAACACCGGATGCGTTTCCACCTGGTGTATTGCTGACTGGAAGTTCCAGCTTATCTGCCGCGCCCAGGTCAATATTATCCACACCTATTCCGGTCTTTTGAATAAATCTGGCATTCTCAGCCCTCTGCAGCAGGCTTTCAGGGATGTCCTTTGTCGCCACCATTAAATACTCGGCTTCCGGAAGTACGGCTTCCCTTCCATCTTCACTTAATTCATCCCAGAACACGACTTCAGAAGATGCCGGGGCATTTCTGTAAAAAATGTCTTTAAACTCATCAAAAACACTATCAAAATAAACTATTTTACTTTTGCTCATATTACTCTCTCCCTATAGGATTTATGAGGAAAAGCTCTGCCCATCCAGTCTGGATAGGCTGCACCATATAACTGGTGATGGTACAGCCGATATCCAGATTATCTGGCGAATCCTTCTGCCTCTGTTTTTTCAATTGGAGATGCAAGCCTCAGCTCTTCAGCAATGGAAGCCAGTTCCTCAGCGACAAATGCGGTTAACGGAATACCCTTTTCCTTTCTGGCATGGTACTTTTCTTCTTCAATTTCACCTGGCAGGTAAATTTTCTCCACACCCTCCATTAAAGGGACCTTTCTAATCTCCTGAATCATTTCGTCCGTTCTCTTTTTGAAATCAGCAAGATCCTGGAATAAGTCGGCTCTCATGACAAAAAAGAACTGGCCGGTATTTTGCTTATTGGAAAAATCCGTGAATAAATCACCTATAAACGGGCCGTAAGCTGAGCCTGTAAATAAAGAAGAAAGTGTTTCGGCAAGGAAAGCTATTCCGTAACCTTTCGGACCTCCTACCGGCAGAATCAATCCTTCTATCGCTTCCTTCGGGTCGGTAGTGGGCCTGCCTTCTTTTGAAATAGCCCATCCTAATGGAATCTTTTCATTGTTCATTTGTGCCAGTACAATCTTTCCTTTTGCAACAGTGCTCGTCGCCATATCAAAAACAATATCATTTTCTTCCCCCGCGGGAATTCCATAGGAGATGGGATTAGTACCGAAGAACTTCCCTTTTCCTCCCCATGGCGCCATTACAGAAGGAGCATTTGTCATGGCCAGTGCGATACAGTTACTGCGAACCGCATACTGGATATAGTCGGCAAGCATTCCGCAATGGTTGGAATTTTTTATCCCCACAATGCCTGCTCCGTATTGCTGAGCTT
Protein-coding regions in this window:
- a CDS encoding 2-hydroxyacid dehydrogenase, giving the protein MSKSKIVYFDSVFDEFKDIFYRNAPASSEVVFWDELSEDGREAVLPEAEYLMVATKDIPESLLQRAENARFIQKTGIGVDNIDLGAADKLELPVSNTPGGNASGVAELSIMFILSLYRKLPLINQETKAGSWPMWKYRSQSFEMGGKTHGFIGFGNIGQETARRSQAFGTNIVYYDVNRLASEAEEELGARYLELDQLLREADILSLHLPLIPATKGLISERELKLMKKSAVLINVSRGGVVHEGDLAEALKNGQIAGAGIDVWENEPPSPDNPLLKLENVIATPHIGAGTRDTLSRVLKIAFDNIAKAERGENPDFVVNSIKQLRQGKLI
- a CDS encoding Ldh family oxidoreductase — encoded protein: MTAEIKLNHEKLEKLTREIFHASGMPEEDAAKVASHLVLANLRGVDSHGVSKVGIYVKRLKEGIVNKTPEITVEKESPISALLNADNGSGIVAATKGIEMAVRKAQQYGAGIVGIKNSNHCGMLADYIQYAVRSNCIALAMTNAPSVMAPWGGKGKFFGTNPISYGIPAGEENDIVFDMATSTVAKGKIVLAQMNNEKIPLGWAISKEGRPTTDPKEAIEGLILPVGGPKGYGIAFLAETLSSLFTGSAYGPFIGDLFTDFSNKQNTGQFFFVMRADLFQDLADFKKRTDEMIQEIRKVPLMEGVEKIYLPGEIEEEKYHARKEKGIPLTAFVAEELASIAEELRLASPIEKTEAEGFAR